One region of Deltaproteobacteria bacterium genomic DNA includes:
- a CDS encoding cation transporter: protein MDQSEKTGCSILIFLAGYEIVHTVFFETAQLNRGTLPYAMAGVLLTMAITFAFSRYELAQGKQIGSPSLMADAQHIRTDMLSSGVILAGLLVSILGWDLDKFAALLVVVLIAKAAIAILVDALRVLLDASIDFKTMDQVKTIIMINPRLSPSMHSGGESPAPINSSRPLSLSRQGVWRGPIFSSARLIKKSGKNSPM from the coding sequence ATGGACCAGAGCGAAAAAACAGGGTGTTCCATCCTTATTTTTCTGGCGGGCTACGAGATTGTGCATACCGTATTTTTTGAAACCGCCCAACTGAATAGGGGAACACTCCCCTACGCCATGGCCGGTGTGCTTTTGACCATGGCCATCACATTTGCCTTCTCCCGCTATGAACTTGCTCAGGGAAAACAGATCGGCTCACCCAGCCTCATGGCCGACGCCCAGCATATTCGCACCGATATGCTCTCATCCGGGGTCATTTTAGCGGGTCTGCTAGTCTCGATACTTGGATGGGACTTAGATAAATTCGCGGCCCTTCTGGTGGTGGTCCTGATTGCAAAGGCGGCCATCGCCATCCTGGTGGACGCCCTTCGTGTGCTGCTGGACGCCTCCATCGATTTCAAGACAATGGACCAGGTCAAGACGATCATCATGATAAATCCAAGGTTGTCTCCATCAATGCACTCTGGGGGAGAAAGTCCGGCCCCTATAAATTCATCGAGGCCGCTATCGTTGTCCAGGCAGGGAGTCTGGAGAGGGCCCATTTTTTCATCAGCAAGATTGATAAAGAAATCAGGGAAAAACTCTCCAATGTAG
- a CDS encoding YkgJ family cysteine cluster protein has protein sequence MIPKLEDRLDDIATIYEWVMWVKAMPGKGRNGEPGIYVETEMEKFQCVQCGHCCRDLSDAFCTSVDTEDINRWKREKRWDILRWVDIFNFDGVEAFGDLWIRPNTGEEVDRCPWLRKLPLKDAYKCRIHETKPAHCRNYPKSKKHALTTGCKGFGNDHTLDEVKAELESIYRVPDRLR, from the coding sequence ATGATCCCGAAACTGGAAGATAGACTTGATGATATTGCAACGATCTATGAATGGGTCATGTGGGTGAAGGCGATGCCGGGGAAAGGGCGTAATGGGGAACCCGGCATTTATGTTGAGACGGAAATGGAAAAATTTCAATGCGTCCAATGCGGGCATTGCTGCCGGGATCTGTCTGACGCCTTTTGCACGAGCGTCGATACTGAGGATATCAATCGATGGAAAAGGGAAAAACGGTGGGACATACTGCGATGGGTCGATATTTTCAACTTTGACGGCGTGGAAGCCTTCGGTGACCTCTGGATCAGACCAAACACAGGGGAAGAGGTCGATCGATGTCCATGGCTTCGGAAGCTGCCTCTAAAGGACGCATATAAATGCCGGATCCATGAGACCAAACCTGCACACTGCAGAAATTATCCGAAATCAAAAAAACATGCGCTGACCACAGGATGTAAGGGTTTTGGAAATGATCATACCCTTGACGAAGTGAAGGCGGAGTTGGAAAGCATCTATCGCGTTCCGGATCGCTTGAGGTAA